A genomic window from Natrinema sp. HArc-T2 includes:
- a CDS encoding M20 family metallopeptidase yields MTGDDAPSDAFDPVAFLETAVQHASHEDVGPMREYLCETLEANGIEPRVDDAGNVLASRGQPRADAETHVVLNTHIDTVSPHVPFERDADAPEAGGSDVIRGRGSCDAKGPLAALLSAFFAVEPTDGRVTLAITPDEEVLSTGAYALVSGDDAPTQDADAVIVGEPTDLDVCTAAKGRFQGTLHLSGANAHAAEPDTGINAVAALEDVLAAIRTFDERDDAPPVHPQLGAATLTPTVVEGGEATNQVPADCALTVDRRSVPPETADEFHEALTAHLRDAVPDDVGLEFRFTDRPTPFLEAWDTDPGADVAKTLADASEGEIRPFTAATEASYFAADAPTVVFGPGVLADDEGAVAHAPREYVQVAAVREAARALEETLAALLA; encoded by the coding sequence GTGACGGGCGACGACGCACCTAGCGACGCGTTCGATCCGGTCGCGTTTCTCGAGACCGCCGTCCAGCACGCGTCTCACGAGGACGTCGGACCGATGCGCGAGTATCTCTGTGAGACGCTCGAGGCCAACGGCATCGAGCCCCGCGTCGACGACGCCGGGAACGTGCTGGCGAGTCGCGGACAGCCGAGAGCTGACGCCGAGACGCACGTCGTCTTGAACACCCATATCGACACGGTGTCGCCACACGTGCCGTTCGAACGTGACGCGGACGCTCCCGAAGCGGGGGGGAGCGACGTGATCCGCGGCCGCGGCTCCTGTGACGCGAAGGGACCGCTCGCGGCCCTCCTGTCCGCGTTTTTCGCCGTCGAGCCGACGGATGGCCGCGTCACGCTCGCAATCACCCCCGACGAGGAGGTGCTCTCGACGGGCGCATACGCGCTGGTCTCTGGCGACGACGCACCCACTCAGGACGCGGACGCGGTGATCGTCGGCGAGCCAACCGATCTCGACGTCTGCACGGCGGCAAAAGGCCGGTTCCAGGGAACGCTTCACCTCTCGGGAGCCAACGCCCACGCCGCCGAACCCGACACCGGTATCAACGCGGTTGCAGCACTCGAGGACGTCCTTGCGGCGATCCGCACCTTCGACGAGCGCGACGACGCCCCGCCGGTTCACCCACAACTCGGCGCGGCGACGCTGACCCCGACCGTCGTCGAGGGCGGCGAGGCCACGAATCAGGTGCCAGCCGACTGCGCGCTGACGGTCGACCGGCGAAGCGTCCCGCCCGAAACCGCCGACGAGTTCCACGAGGCGCTGACTGCCCACCTACGAGACGCGGTTCCAGACGACGTAGGTCTCGAGTTTCGCTTTACCGACCGACCGACGCCGTTTCTCGAGGCCTGGGACACCGATCCCGGCGCGGACGTTGCGAAGACGCTCGCGGACGCGTCGGAGGGCGAGATACGCCCGTTCACCGCGGCGACAGAGGCCTCGTATTTTGCAGCGGACGCCCCGACGGTCGTCTTCGGTCCCGGCGTCCTCGCCGACGACGAGGGCGCGGTCGCCCACGCCCCACGGGAGTACGTGCAGGTTGCGGCCGTGCGCGAGGCGGCGCGGGCGCTCGAGGAGACGCTCGCGGCGTTGCTCGCGTAA
- a CDS encoding DUF2892 domain-containing protein: MQKNVGGIDRTGRIVIGAIAVLAGIAALMGYWTVGIVTAAIALVIGAILLVTGTTQKCPINDAAGVDTTN, from the coding sequence ATGCAAAAGAACGTCGGCGGGATCGATCGTACCGGACGGATCGTCATTGGCGCGATCGCTGTGCTTGCTGGCATCGCCGCGCTGATGGGCTACTGGACCGTCGGCATCGTGACCGCGGCCATCGCGCTCGTCATCGGCGCGATCCTGCTCGTGACCGGAACGACTCAGAAGTGCCCGATCAATGACGCTGCTGGCGTCGATACGACGAATTGA
- a CDS encoding 2,3,4,5-tetrahydropyridine-2,6-dicarboxylate N-succinyltransferase — translation MSALETEIDELWERKQNDEISAETAGEDEYATLDAFLDALEAGEIRAAEKSGGEWEANEWVKQGILLNFGLRATEPREYGGVTYNDVLPLADSSEYGDRGSRNTPDGTVVRRGANIGSDCILMSPAFVNIGARVGDGTLVDSCDTVGSCAQIGDNVKLGANTLIGGVLEPVEDAPVIVEDNVSLGAGCRVTSGFVVGENSVVGENTLLTPRIPVYDLVEEEVLYGELPADRRAFTRFVESSVSDHDLFDGGAYKPAVVATDLETETLEATEREDTLRE, via the coding sequence ATGAGCGCACTCGAGACCGAGATCGACGAGCTGTGGGAGCGCAAACAGAACGACGAAATCAGCGCCGAAACTGCCGGCGAAGACGAATACGCGACGCTGGATGCCTTCCTCGACGCGCTCGAGGCCGGCGAGATCCGCGCTGCCGAGAAATCTGGCGGCGAGTGGGAGGCAAACGAGTGGGTCAAGCAGGGCATCCTGCTCAACTTCGGCCTGCGCGCGACCGAGCCCCGCGAGTACGGCGGCGTGACGTACAACGACGTGCTGCCGCTTGCGGACTCGAGCGAGTACGGCGACCGCGGCAGCCGCAACACGCCCGACGGCACCGTCGTCCGCCGTGGCGCGAACATCGGCTCCGACTGTATCCTGATGAGCCCCGCGTTCGTCAACATCGGCGCGCGCGTCGGCGACGGCACCCTCGTCGACTCCTGTGACACCGTCGGCTCCTGTGCTCAGATCGGCGACAACGTCAAACTCGGCGCGAACACCCTCATCGGCGGCGTGCTCGAGCCGGTCGAGGACGCACCGGTCATCGTCGAGGACAACGTCTCACTCGGTGCTGGCTGTCGGGTCACCAGCGGCTTCGTCGTCGGCGAGAACAGCGTCGTGGGCGAGAACACGCTGTTGACCCCGCGCATCCCGGTTTACGACCTCGTCGAAGAAGAGGTGCTGTACGGCGAACTCCCCGCCGACCGGCGCGCCTTTACCCGCTTCGTCGAGTCCTCGGTCAGCGACCACGACCTCTTCGACGGCGGCGCGTACAAGCCAGCCGTCGTCGCAACCGACCTCGAGACGGAGACGCTCGAGGCGACCGAACGCGAAGACACGCTGCGCGAATAG
- the lysA gene encoding diaminopimelate decarboxylase: MTDAGASPSVRRLSEWDAVELQTLVDEYGSPLYVLDLERVRQNYRRLAAAFPEADILYAVKANALGDALAALHEEGAGLECASAGEVQRALAVGASGSEIHYTAVNPPARDLDWIVDAWREHPELTVTVGSEDTIDRLADRGYDGRLCLRVNPGIGAGHHEKVQTGAAAKFGVPAERAVDVLADAADRGFDIVGIHSHVGSGVSNDQLDDHREFVARMGDLARDVSQVVGDLEFVDVGGGFGVPYREDDAPLDLASVADATRDALGEVDARLAIEPGRYFVADAGVLLTNVNTVKAARDTTVVGVDAGMTTLIRPAMYDASHPIRNLTASSDAGERETIPQTVAGPICESGDVFCADRELPATERGDVLAIGNAGAYGYEMANQYNSRPRPASIVLEDGDARLARRRETVDDVTRVERETRSVSETSSGSPREREAHSGSDADRKNDDHPAASDTDNERVR, from the coding sequence ATGACTGACGCTGGGGCTTCACCGTCCGTCCGCCGCCTCTCCGAGTGGGACGCGGTCGAATTACAGACTCTCGTCGACGAGTACGGATCGCCGCTGTACGTCCTTGACCTCGAGCGCGTCCGCCAGAACTACCGGCGGCTCGCAGCCGCGTTTCCCGAGGCTGACATCCTCTATGCGGTAAAAGCGAACGCGCTGGGCGACGCCCTCGCGGCGCTGCACGAGGAAGGGGCCGGCCTCGAGTGTGCCTCCGCCGGCGAGGTCCAGCGGGCGCTCGCGGTCGGCGCATCCGGCTCCGAGATCCACTACACGGCGGTCAACCCTCCCGCACGGGATCTCGACTGGATCGTCGACGCCTGGCGCGAGCACCCGGAACTCACGGTCACCGTCGGTTCCGAGGACACGATCGACCGGCTGGCTGACCGGGGCTACGACGGTCGGCTCTGTCTCCGGGTCAATCCCGGTATCGGTGCCGGCCACCACGAGAAAGTACAGACGGGCGCAGCCGCGAAGTTCGGCGTCCCCGCAGAGCGCGCGGTCGACGTGCTCGCAGACGCTGCCGACCGCGGTTTCGACATCGTCGGGATTCACTCCCACGTCGGTTCCGGCGTCTCGAACGACCAGCTCGACGACCATCGGGAGTTCGTCGCGCGGATGGGCGATCTCGCGCGGGACGTGAGTCAAGTTGTCGGCGACCTCGAGTTCGTCGATGTCGGTGGCGGCTTCGGCGTCCCCTACCGCGAGGACGACGCGCCGCTGGACCTCGCATCGGTCGCGGACGCGACGCGAGACGCACTGGGCGAGGTCGACGCACGACTGGCGATCGAGCCGGGTCGCTATTTCGTCGCGGACGCGGGCGTGTTGCTGACCAACGTAAACACCGTCAAGGCTGCCCGCGACACGACCGTCGTCGGCGTCGACGCAGGGATGACGACGCTGATCCGACCGGCGATGTACGACGCCTCCCATCCGATCCGGAACCTGACGGCCTCGAGCGACGCCGGCGAGCGCGAGACGATCCCCCAGACCGTTGCCGGCCCGATCTGCGAGAGCGGCGACGTTTTCTGTGCGGACCGCGAACTCCCGGCAACCGAACGCGGCGACGTCCTCGCGATCGGCAACGCGGGGGCCTACGGCTACGAGATGGCAAACCAGTACAACTCCCGACCACGACCCGCATCGATCGTCCTCGAGGACGGCGACGCACGACTCGCTCGCCGTCGCGAGACGGTCGACGATGTGACTCGAGTTGAACGCGAGACGCGCAGCGTCTCGGAAACATCGAGCGGTTCACCGCGAGAGCGAGAGGCACACAGCGGCTCGGATGCGGATCGAAAGAACGACGACCACCCAGCGGCGAGCGACACCGACAACGAACGAGTACGATAG
- the dapA gene encoding 4-hydroxy-tetrahydrodipicolinate synthase — protein MTTLDLSGVFPAMCTPFDEDERIDYETLQQDAQRLEEAGVDGLVPVGSTGESATLTHDEHVRVVEAVIEAVDDVPVIAGTGSNNTREALELSERAADAGADGLLLISPYYNKPEQRGLIEHYRTIADAVDLPQIVYNVPSRTGRNIEPDTAVELASHENIAGFKAASGDLGQIGEIAERTTDEDFAVLSGDDALTLPTISVGGTGTISVAANIEPERTCAMVGAALDGDYERARELHHELGPLFRGLFVETNPIPVKEAMQIRGYGPARMRSPLTRLADEYRDDLEAVLADLEREPTEITDVDAAEGDR, from the coding sequence ATGACAACACTCGACCTTTCGGGCGTCTTCCCGGCGATGTGTACGCCCTTCGACGAGGACGAACGGATCGACTACGAAACACTGCAGCAAGACGCACAGCGGCTCGAGGAAGCAGGCGTCGACGGGCTCGTCCCCGTCGGCTCGACCGGCGAATCGGCGACGCTGACCCACGACGAACACGTCCGCGTCGTCGAGGCGGTCATCGAGGCCGTCGACGACGTGCCTGTCATCGCAGGCACCGGCTCGAACAACACGCGTGAGGCCCTCGAGCTCTCCGAGCGCGCCGCCGATGCCGGTGCGGACGGCCTCCTGCTGATTTCGCCGTACTACAACAAGCCCGAACAGCGCGGGCTGATCGAACACTACCGGACGATCGCGGACGCGGTCGACCTGCCACAGATCGTCTACAACGTCCCCTCGCGGACGGGCCGCAATATCGAGCCCGACACGGCAGTCGAGCTCGCGAGCCACGAGAACATCGCGGGCTTCAAGGCCGCCAGCGGCGACCTGGGCCAGATCGGCGAGATCGCCGAGCGTACGACCGACGAGGACTTCGCGGTCCTCTCGGGCGACGACGCGCTCACCCTGCCGACGATCTCCGTCGGCGGCACCGGGACGATCAGCGTCGCGGCGAACATCGAACCCGAGCGGACGTGTGCGATGGTCGGCGCAGCACTCGACGGCGACTACGAGCGCGCCCGCGAGCTCCACCACGAACTCGGACCGCTATTCCGCGGACTCTTCGTCGAGACCAACCCGATCCCGGTCAAGGAAGCCATGCAGATCCGCGGCTACGGCCCCGCTCGCATGCGTTCGCCGCTGACCCGATTGGCCGACGAGTACCGCGACGATCTCGAGGCCGTCCTCGCCGACTTAGAGCGCGAGCCGACCGAGATCACGGACGTAGACGCGGCGGAGGGTGATCGATGA
- the purB gene encoding adenylosuccinate lyase, which translates to MTETDALYAVSPLDGRYGSRTAPLSPYASEAALMRARVRVEVEYLIALADCEATPLELDLEDREHLRGLYSHFAEEDARLIKKLEAEGHADFEATNHDVKAVEYFVRHRLPDDSDASAWIHFGLTSEDVNNLAHRLLVRDAVDEVLLPKLYDVRETLADMAREYHDLPMLARTHGQPATPTTFGKEMAVYASRLGRATGRIRQTTDELSGKLGGASGTYAAHVAAYPDVDWQAFARDFVEELGLEFEELTTQVNPCDDLAAVFDAFRGANDVLLDLDLDMWLYVSDRYLGQEAVEGETGSSTMPHKVNPIDFENSEGNLSKANSDLTFLADYVTTSRLQRDLSDSTVKRNIGGAFAHCLIGYGKTAAGLSKVVPNEHVMRDELESTPEIIGEAVQTILRREGQADAYERVKAVTRGKDVTIEDFREMFDELDVDEDVREELHTLTPAGYTGVASELVDDLE; encoded by the coding sequence ATGACAGAGACCGACGCCCTGTATGCCGTCTCGCCGCTGGACGGCCGATACGGTAGCCGGACTGCACCGCTGTCGCCGTACGCGAGCGAGGCCGCGCTCATGCGCGCCCGCGTCCGCGTCGAAGTTGAATACTTGATCGCGCTGGCCGACTGCGAGGCGACGCCGCTGGAACTCGACCTGGAGGACCGCGAGCACCTCCGCGGGCTCTACAGCCACTTCGCCGAGGAGGACGCCCGGCTGATCAAGAAACTCGAGGCGGAGGGCCACGCCGATTTCGAGGCGACCAACCACGACGTCAAGGCCGTCGAGTACTTCGTCCGCCACCGGCTGCCCGACGACAGCGACGCCTCGGCCTGGATTCATTTCGGACTGACCAGCGAGGACGTGAACAACCTCGCCCACCGGCTGCTCGTCCGCGACGCCGTCGACGAAGTGTTGCTCCCCAAACTCTACGACGTGCGCGAGACCCTCGCCGACATGGCCCGCGAGTACCACGATCTGCCGATGCTCGCACGCACCCACGGACAGCCCGCGACCCCGACGACATTCGGGAAAGAGATGGCTGTCTACGCCTCGCGGCTGGGCCGCGCCACGGGCCGGATTCGACAGACAACCGATGAACTCAGTGGCAAACTCGGGGGCGCGTCAGGTACCTACGCGGCCCACGTCGCCGCCTATCCCGACGTCGACTGGCAGGCCTTCGCGCGGGACTTCGTTGAGGAGCTGGGCCTCGAGTTCGAGGAACTGACGACGCAAGTCAACCCCTGTGACGACCTCGCGGCTGTCTTCGACGCGTTCCGCGGAGCCAACGATGTCCTGCTCGACCTCGATCTGGACATGTGGCTCTACGTCTCCGACCGCTACCTGGGCCAGGAAGCCGTCGAGGGCGAGACGGGCTCGTCGACGATGCCCCACAAGGTCAACCCGATCGACTTCGAGAACAGCGAGGGCAACCTCTCGAAGGCGAACTCGGATCTTACCTTCCTCGCGGACTACGTCACCACCTCTCGGCTCCAGCGCGACCTCTCCGATTCGACCGTCAAGCGCAACATCGGCGGGGCCTTCGCCCACTGTCTGATCGGCTACGGCAAGACCGCTGCTGGCCTCTCGAAGGTCGTCCCGAACGAACACGTGATGCGCGACGAGCTCGAGTCGACCCCCGAGATCATCGGCGAGGCCGTCCAGACGATCCTCCGGCGCGAGGGACAGGCCGACGCCTACGAGCGCGTCAAGGCCGTCACCCGCGGGAAGGACGTCACCATCGAGGACTTCCGCGAGATGTTTGACGAACTAGACGTCGACGAGGACGTCCGCGAGGAACTCCATACACTGACCCCGGCAGGCTACACCGGCGTCGCGAGCGAGTTGGTCGACGACCTCGAGTAA
- the purH gene encoding bifunctional phosphoribosylaminoimidazolecarboxamide formyltransferase/IMP cyclohydrolase, protein MTRIAGMAGNRGRNLLNIADRKPGGAEFAVILTNTEDAPVLEAAAERGIPTEVVPLEDGMSRREHEEAVLEALGEYEFDLVCLDGYMRILSDTFLSEAPTTLNVHPALLPSFPGMDAWGDALEAGVSVTGCTVHVVTDATDEDGDVLEDEVDMGPIVTQEPIPVYEGDDEDTLKERVLYEGEFRAYPRAVKWVAEDALEIDLEAGEVTVDADVASTDSDDHDGLPARRLVSDDRADTLRYGENPHQDAAVYADYTCDEASVVHADQLNEGAKGLSYNNYNDADGALNLIKEFDEPAAAVIKHTNPAGCATADSLAEAYEKALSTDPMSAFGGIVALNRECDAETAEQIIDSFKEVVVAPGYTDDALETLCEKDNLRVLDVGELGEQTERFTEKDLVGGRLVQERDLQSISVDDLEVVTEREPTEEELESMVFAWQTLKHVKSNGILFADGTETVGVGMGQVSRVDAVRLAAMKADEHAEGKDAEGAVMASDAFFPFPDGIEEAAKAGIEAVVQPGGSVNDEDVIEAADEHGMAMAFTGQRSFKHD, encoded by the coding sequence ATGACGCGAATCGCCGGGATGGCCGGCAACCGAGGGCGCAACCTGTTGAACATCGCCGACCGCAAGCCGGGCGGCGCCGAGTTCGCCGTAATTCTGACCAACACCGAGGACGCGCCGGTCCTCGAGGCCGCCGCCGAACGCGGGATTCCGACCGAAGTCGTCCCGCTCGAGGATGGAATGAGCCGCCGCGAGCACGAGGAGGCAGTCCTCGAGGCACTGGGCGAGTACGAGTTCGACCTCGTCTGTCTGGACGGCTACATGCGGATCCTCTCGGATACGTTCCTCTCCGAGGCACCGACGACGCTGAACGTCCACCCCGCCTTGCTGCCGTCGTTCCCCGGCATGGACGCCTGGGGCGACGCGCTCGAGGCCGGCGTGTCGGTGACCGGCTGTACGGTCCACGTCGTCACCGACGCGACCGACGAGGACGGCGACGTACTCGAGGACGAAGTCGACATGGGGCCGATCGTCACCCAAGAGCCGATCCCCGTCTACGAGGGCGACGACGAGGATACCCTGAAAGAACGCGTCCTCTACGAGGGCGAGTTCCGCGCGTATCCCCGCGCCGTGAAGTGGGTCGCCGAGGACGCACTCGAGATCGATCTCGAGGCCGGCGAGGTCACAGTCGATGCCGACGTGGCGAGCACTGACAGTGACGATCACGATGGGCTGCCCGCCCGGCGGCTGGTCTCCGACGACCGCGCGGACACGCTTCGCTACGGCGAGAACCCCCACCAGGACGCTGCCGTCTACGCCGACTACACCTGCGACGAGGCGAGCGTCGTCCACGCCGACCAGCTGAACGAGGGCGCGAAGGGCCTGTCCTACAACAACTACAACGACGCCGACGGCGCGCTCAACCTCATCAAGGAGTTCGACGAGCCCGCAGCGGCAGTCATCAAGCACACCAACCCCGCAGGCTGTGCGACCGCCGACTCGCTGGCCGAGGCCTACGAGAAGGCCCTCTCGACGGACCCGATGAGCGCCTTCGGCGGCATCGTCGCGCTGAATCGGGAGTGCGATGCTGAAACGGCCGAGCAGATCATCGACTCGTTCAAGGAAGTCGTCGTCGCCCCCGGCTACACCGACGACGCGCTCGAGACGCTCTGCGAGAAAGACAACCTCCGCGTGCTCGATGTCGGCGAGCTCGGCGAGCAGACCGAGCGCTTCACCGAAAAGGACCTCGTCGGCGGCCGACTGGTCCAGGAACGGGACCTGCAGTCGATTTCGGTCGACGATCTCGAGGTCGTCACCGAGCGCGAGCCCACCGAGGAGGAACTCGAGTCGATGGTCTTCGCGTGGCAGACGCTCAAGCACGTGAAATCGAACGGGATCCTCTTTGCGGATGGCACCGAGACGGTCGGCGTCGGGATGGGACAGGTCTCCCGCGTCGACGCGGTCCGGCTGGCAGCGATGAAAGCCGACGAGCACGCCGAAGGCAAAGACGCCGAGGGCGCGGTCATGGCCTCGGACGCGTTCTTCCCGTTCCCGGACGGCATCGAAGAGGCCGCGAAAGCGGGTATCGAGGCAGTCGTCCAGCCCGGCGGCTCGGTCAACGACGAGGACGTCATCGAGGCTGCAGACGAACACGGCATGGCGATGGCGTTTACAGGACAGCGGTCGTTCAAGCACGATTAG
- a CDS encoding EamA family transporter produces MRRYVWLSIFAFLSYSLVAPLLSIAMLELPSTLAVFLSNSVMFLTVGLVIRARGLSVQPYLRHPRTPYILAMGVLLTIGLLTYYRALALGPVSIVVPIYGLFIVVSSVVGIVAFEETVTPRKIAAIALSVLAIALMSM; encoded by the coding sequence ATGCGGCGGTACGTCTGGCTATCGATCTTCGCCTTCCTGTCCTACAGCCTGGTCGCGCCGTTGCTCTCGATCGCGATGCTCGAGTTGCCCAGTACGCTGGCGGTGTTCCTCTCGAACTCGGTGATGTTTCTCACGGTCGGCCTCGTGATCCGGGCTCGCGGGCTGTCGGTGCAGCCGTATCTCCGCCATCCGCGTACCCCCTACATCCTCGCGATGGGCGTCCTGCTGACGATCGGGCTGTTGACCTACTACCGGGCGCTCGCGCTCGGCCCGGTGAGTATCGTCGTACCGATCTATGGGCTGTTCATCGTCGTCAGTTCGGTGGTCGGTATCGTCGCCTTCGAGGAGACCGTCACACCTCGAAAAATCGCCGCGATCGCGCTGAGCGTGCTGGCGATCGCGCTGATGTCCATGTGA
- the dapF gene encoding diaminopimelate epimerase: MTVPFQKYHGTGNDFLIIHANEHVPNRGALAKRECDRTDGVGADGILFLALEEGFNPPRVVMTLFQPDGKTAEMCGNGARCAAEWAMERTGTDSVMIDTQAGTLRADRDGENVVVEMTDLTFDPEEVPVEADEPVLEEEIEGLEVSVVNTGVPHAVSFVDDVDEVDLEAVAPPVRHADVFPEGTNVTIASPDGDGGFDQRTYERGVEGETDSCGTGAVAIAVVARRLGLTDADPVDVHPPGGHLQVSFNDRGRPTLAGPVEHEFDGEVSLESPVES, encoded by the coding sequence ATGACTGTTCCATTCCAGAAGTACCACGGCACCGGCAACGACTTTTTGATCATCCACGCGAACGAACACGTTCCCAATCGGGGCGCACTCGCCAAGCGCGAGTGCGACCGGACCGACGGCGTCGGTGCCGACGGGATCCTCTTTCTCGCACTCGAGGAGGGGTTCAACCCACCACGTGTCGTCATGACGCTGTTCCAGCCCGACGGCAAGACAGCGGAGATGTGCGGTAATGGCGCGCGCTGTGCCGCCGAGTGGGCGATGGAGCGAACCGGGACCGACAGCGTGATGATCGACACTCAGGCGGGCACGCTGCGGGCCGACCGCGATGGCGAGAACGTCGTCGTCGAGATGACCGACCTCACGTTCGACCCCGAGGAGGTACCGGTCGAGGCCGACGAGCCGGTTCTTGAGGAGGAAATCGAGGGCCTCGAGGTCTCGGTCGTCAACACCGGCGTCCCCCACGCGGTGAGTTTCGTCGACGACGTCGACGAGGTCGATCTCGAGGCGGTCGCGCCGCCGGTACGTCACGCCGACGTCTTTCCGGAGGGGACGAACGTCACGATCGCCAGCCCCGACGGCGATGGTGGGTTCGACCAGCGCACCTACGAACGCGGTGTGGAGGGCGAAACCGACTCCTGTGGCACCGGGGCGGTCGCCATCGCCGTCGTGGCGCGCCGACTCGGCCTCACCGACGCCGACCCGGTCGACGTCCACCCGCCGGGCGGCCACCTGCAGGTGAGTTTCAACGACCGCGGCCGGCCGACGCTCGCCGGCCCGGTCGAACACGAGTTCGACGGCGAAGTGTCCCTCGAGTCGCCGGTCGAATCGTGA
- a CDS encoding EamA family transporter, with protein MEYLLWVIVALIAYGLMAPLTSVVTSDVPPAVALFLSTTIFLCLTTVVLIVTGTGSLEAVITPSAGIVYVAGLFLSAGILAYYQALERGPVSVVVPIYGLFIVGSSIIGIVFLGEELTATRATGIVVAAAAIYLAAGGEA; from the coding sequence ATGGAGTATCTTCTCTGGGTGATCGTCGCCCTCATCGCCTACGGGCTGATGGCACCACTGACGAGCGTCGTGACGAGCGACGTTCCACCCGCGGTCGCGCTCTTTCTCTCGACTACGATCTTCCTCTGTCTGACGACGGTCGTCCTCATTGTCACCGGGACCGGCAGCCTCGAGGCCGTTATCACTCCCTCGGCGGGGATCGTCTACGTTGCCGGCCTGTTTCTCTCCGCCGGCATCCTCGCGTACTACCAGGCGCTCGAGCGTGGGCCAGTCAGCGTCGTCGTGCCGATCTACGGGCTCTTTATCGTCGGGAGTTCGATTATCGGGATCGTCTTCCTCGGCGAAGAACTGACCGCGACGCGCGCGACCGGCATCGTCGTCGCGGCGGCTGCGATCTATCTCGCGGCAGGGGGTGAGGCGTGA
- the dapB gene encoding 4-hydroxy-tetrahydrodipicolinate reductase produces the protein MTVRLGVTGATGRMGREVLAAATGREDCEVVFAVNRDPDGETVDGVEIEPASEFDSLVAEREPTAVIDFTGPESAVEYAETCADAGVAFVTGTTGFDDDGLEALEAASEDVPVLHAPNFARGVQALVNVVGEAVQNLPGYDVELVETHHNGKRDAPSGTANRLLEEIEANGDFTERTHGREGDAPREAGEIGVHALRAGDITGEHEIILAGNHEEVRLTHRAEDRGVFAAGAVDAAVWIAGRKAGSYDFADVISE, from the coding sequence ATGACGGTTCGGCTCGGTGTCACCGGCGCGACGGGCCGGATGGGCCGTGAAGTACTCGCCGCCGCGACGGGCCGCGAGGACTGCGAGGTCGTCTTCGCCGTCAATCGCGACCCGGACGGCGAAACAGTCGACGGCGTGGAGATCGAGCCTGCATCGGAGTTCGACTCCCTGGTTGCCGAGCGCGAGCCCACCGCCGTCATCGACTTCACCGGCCCCGAATCGGCCGTCGAGTACGCCGAGACCTGTGCCGACGCCGGCGTCGCGTTCGTCACCGGCACGACTGGCTTCGACGATGACGGCCTCGAGGCACTCGAGGCTGCAAGTGAGGACGTTCCCGTCCTCCACGCGCCGAACTTCGCGCGCGGCGTGCAGGCGCTGGTCAACGTCGTCGGCGAGGCAGTCCAGAACCTGCCGGGCTACGACGTCGAACTCGTCGAAACGCACCATAACGGCAAGCGCGACGCGCCGAGTGGCACCGCGAACCGCCTGCTCGAGGAGATCGAGGCAAACGGCGACTTCACCGAGCGTACGCACGGTCGCGAAGGCGATGCGCCGCGCGAGGCCGGCGAGATCGGCGTCCACGCGCTGCGCGCGGGCGACATCACGGGTGAACACGAAATCATCCTCGCGGGCAACCACGAGGAGGTTCGCCTGACACACCGCGCCGAGGATCGCGGCGTCTTCGCCGCTGGCGCGGTCGACGCGGCGGTCTGGATCGCAGGACGGAAGGCAGGCAGCTACGACTTTGCGGACGTGATCAGCGAATGA